In Amblyomma americanum isolate KBUSLIRL-KWMA chromosome 8, ASM5285725v1, whole genome shotgun sequence, the DNA window TGAGCAACAACTGGGGTGTCCCACTGTGCCTGTCGCCAATGGGAGGACGGTCCCAGCTGAGTGGGTCTTCATAACGCTTCCGGTTACGATGCGATGCGGAATAACAGCAGGCATCGGTGACCATCTGGCCCCTGCAGCCCGCATGTCACAGAAAAAGGCAGGTGACGTGTACGCCTTCGAGAGAGGTAAGCTCGTGGGTGTGCCAGTGTGCGCTTTTGAGCCGCTTGGTTTCTGTTTTACGAGAGGAGAACCAGAATCCTTTGCGCCGAAGTGCCGATTTGAACcgtgctttttaaaaaaaaaatctagaaacTAATATAACGATTTGTAATAGCCGGCTGGGAATCTAATTGCAATGAGGTTCCTGACAGTAatagttagaaaaaaaaactttagtttACCACCTTATAAATAACACGTCTGGCCTTTGAAAGTACTGTATGTCGAAGAAACCATAACTTTTCTTCGGAAACCCATTTTTAAATATTTAAAGTAAGGCATTCGGCGCAGACTTGGCAGCGAATAGTCAGTCTGCTCAGTCGCTATAGAAGCTTTTGTTTTCGCTTTAGCAGCAAGCTTTCGCCGCGAGCACGCACCTTTTATACATCTAGCCATCGTTATGTTTTCGTTTAAAGCTACACACAAGGAATGATTTGGTCAAGGGTCTGGGTGTTTAGTTGGAAATAAATATTTTATGTTGCTCCTAATGCTCATCTTGTTTATGAACGTTTTACCAGGTGCCACACACCAACACTGAGCCAACACACACAGTTTTGTACTGCGCAAATGGTACACTGCCAGCTGCAGAACCATCGCGCTATCTTCAGATCTGTTTCCGTTCAAGACGTGTTTCCAAGTCCACGTGAGCCCGCTTTTCTCCTGGTTTCCTTTCACTTCGTGACACACACGCAGTCCTTGTCTTCTGGAGCACGCACAGTGAAGGCATGCATGACAAAGCTCATCAAATCAGGGTTTGTTCATGCAGGTGCACTGAGGTCTTTGCAGTCCGCctggacaaaacacgtgaccgcCTTAACAAGGTTGTGCACTGCTGCACAGACTTGAGGCTTGTGGTCCAAACCCCAGAACGGCGCTGCCCTGACGTCGACTGACGATGACGTCCAGCTGAAGCCGCCGCCATGTGACAGTGTCACACGGCAGTCTAGCCGCAATCATCCTCAGAGATCACCCGAACGAAAGCAACCGACCTGGAACCCTGTTGATATATCCTCAGCATGCGGACGATTTCGCCTCTGGCCCTGTCAGAGTCACGCACTTTGCTTTCGCAGATGTCATCGTTGGGTCGGGCATATCGGACAAGGTGACGACAACGCTGTCTGTGGAGGTCACGACGGGCGATGAACTGTGTATTGGGAAAGACTGAGGTCGCTGCATGGCGACTGCCTCTTCGTAGCTGGGCGGTGCGTCAATGGTCCACACCGGTTCGACGCTGACTCCAGGCACTTGCGAGACGCTCTGCACGTGATCGCAGATGGCGACGCAAGAGGACACCAGGAATAGCGTGCCCCCAACGCTGGCCAGTGCGAGGCCGGCCAGGAAGACATTGTCCATCggcgtccgtgacgtcacgctcagCAGGAGCGGTACCATGCCGATCACGATGAGAAAGAGGCCGGCGTTGAAGGTCCTCCAGGCGTTACGGgccagcgccgagggtaaccggaACTTTACCATGTCGTGGCCTCCTGCCCTGCGGAGAAGACAGGGtggattaaaaaaaatggcttttaGTTCATCACAGCCCCTAAGTCACTATGAAGCGATGGTACCGCCAGGCCCACACCGATCTTAGCTACTTAAAAAAGCGCTCCCAGATTTCCTGTCCTCAATCACCATGATGAAGATGTCACAGTAACAGCTGTGTCGTACTCCTCTTACCACCATTAGTGCACCGATTCACTGGTTAATCTTGACCATGTGACCACAAATGGCGCATCCTCAAGAGAGCCCGCACCCTAGTCCACATGGCTATCATAGCTCATACAGGCTCACGTGGATAACAGGTGAATGCAGGAGTTTTAATGGGATTGCATTAGAGGCCCCATGGGGCCCAAATGTGTAGTCGGGCATAACATTCGCCCAAAGGCTGGAGGGAAGCGAGGCCACCAGATAGGAGctttcccattggctggagggaagtggcgtcgACGGCACCAAACGGTGTCATTCCCATTAGCTGGAAGGAAGTGGCGTCAATGCCGGACTGGTGACGGAACTTCCGGTAAAGCGGTTAATGCTGTCGCTTTGCCAACACACATTGGAATTAGGCGTCCCTTTGAACTTTTTTGGTTGCGACATACAACTCGAAAGCCAAGCCGATTTCCTTGGATCGAGAACCCTCAAAACCGATGTTCACATCTATGCTGAAAAAGTTGGCCCCCTTATGCCAACGTTTTTCTCATTTTTACATTCTGCAGCGCTAACTTGGCGAAGTCATGCTGTTGACATATCTGTCGGCGAGACAGTTTTGCAGTTTGCAGATTGACCGCAACAAAACTTAATTAATGCCATAGTGACAAACTTCGCACATTATGTTTTTAAGCTTGCAGATGACGGCACAGGGCAATGTTACGAGCTCCATGTTGTTACATCCGTCTATTGACGCTACGCTGACTCACTGACGATCATCGAAACGGCTGTTCATCTTATGTTTTGGGATTACGGTCACAGTAGGGAGGCAGTTCACATAGTAACGGTGGTTCGTCATGAATATTTCGGGTAGAAATTACGTGCACGCATAAGTGCTGTGAGGTGCAACACGAATAGCTTTGTCAGGGTATCCTTTCGGACTTCACGGCGGCGACTGTAGCAGGACTTCAATGAGCGATTACCACTCGGCCATCTCTTTTTACCCGAGCTTGCATGCAGTCGGCAAAGCTGTCTCTACTTGTAAAGATGCCCGAGTTCTTCCTCGGCGTCTTCCAAGCAAACGTTGTGCCTGACAACGGTGTATGCATGTCGACCATCGCCGTTCGCCTAATTTGGATAGTACGGCCTGGAgcctcggatttttttttgtgctttcacgCGACGTGTTATCGCTGTCGTTCGCTGCTGGTGGCGTCATTACTCTGTTATCATGTTTTTTTTATCCACATATATGCATCGGGGCGTGAGCTTGTTATCGGCTTCGCTCGCCCGACATTGTTCTAGGAAGTGCCCCCTCAAATCTGCCTTGTTTCTTTGGTTATCTTGGACGTCGGGACGAACCGGCCTACAAGCAGCTTGGTGACTTCGCGGACATTCCGATCGAGTACTGTTGACCGCGCTCATCTGTATTACATTCGCACCCGCacattcgaactcgaaggggatcgcgaaaCAGTTCGGTACATTTATCATTCGATATATAAAAAAGTGGCGATGgataagcttatctgtaacctaaAAGCGAGAATACATGGCACTCACGCTTTTGTGACACCCTTCTTACAGCGATTAGCACGATTAACACCCAGCATGCGGCCGATCTTTCCTAACTGTGCAGTTTTCACCTGCCTGCTCAGTGGCTCTGGCGTTCAGCTGCCGAGCACTACATATGGTTCTCGACTTCGGCGAAATGCAAGAAAGCCTGTAACAAAGATTGTGATGCACACTAAATAAGCACAGGAGGTGAAATCAACCAGGAGGCCTCCAATAGGCGTTGCTTTAGCACGTAAATGTCCACGAAGAAGACTGAATGAAATTTATACTAGTATTCCGCCGTGTGCACATAGATGGCACTTGACATTAGTTGAGGTTGAGGTTATTGCAAAAAGCTAGCCTTGCCGAATACTGCTGGTAGCTGCTTCACTCTAAAGACAGATTATTAGTTAAGGTTGATAATTTGTGGCACACTTCTGTCACCTAGCAGTCCCCTGTAACCACCCGCATAAACACAGGTGCCATGATGGCGCACCGTGCATAGCTTCCAAAGTTTCCGTGATGGCCAGTGGACTCGGAGAATGCGCATAATTAGGCATACTCCTGCTTCAGATACATGGTGGCTACTATGACGTCATCGCAAGACTTATATGAGCAAGGGGTTCTCGAAGGTATTATCTCGGAGTCGGCAAGGCGTGTTAGTATCTTTCTTGCTATCTTGTGTTGTGGGCCATTCTCGAAATTAAGACGAATAGCGGCAATAAACGTATGCGCCCAGGAGCACCCGAGGTTTCTCGGGACAGAGATAAGCGATGACTACTGTCTGATGTGAATTGCAGGAGCTCGCTGAGGAAATTCTCCATTTTGAGACAGTCTGAGAGACTGCTGGGCAATAGGACTTACCAAGCCGACTAATCACGAGGAGTGGAGAAATACtggagaaaagcaagaaaaatgttttaaaCTGGAAATTGCAATCTCACACATTCAGTTGTGCCAACAATGAAGTCAGAGTGCTTTGCTTATAGGAAGTTATTTCCCCATGACAATAATTCAAACGTGCATagggaaaaaaattaaatggAGGAACTGAACTTCTGCGTAACCAAAATAAATTTCAATTCATGTATTGAATCTTTTCTATGTTTCCACAATGCTCTTTCCGAAGAAGATCCGacagaggaaaaaataaaaacagcttcCAACGCCAGAGTACCCAAGGAGAAACTCCTGCAACACAGCCAGTGCTGTAAAGAGAACACTTTATGTGGCTCTGCAGCCAGGGCTATGCAGGAAGGACCTTGGTCACCATGCTCTGTCAGTACGCTGAGTAGTCCGGCCAGTGAACGAGTAGAGGGACCATAGACTTTTGGCCAATTACTGTACAAAAACATTCTTTGCCCTCACCCGCCATGCCTTGACAGCCCCCCTTCTATTCATTGCGAGGGGCGACAGGCGGGGGTCTTTCAACTGTTAAACGCGTGGTTCTTTTATGTGAACTTGCTAGCATCTTCCCCGTCGTCTTGAGGACTGCATTCTGCCGCGAAATGACACTTGCGCTTCGGATTCAGGATACAAAGGCCCGCCTCCTTCCATTTCCTCTCTAGACTCGGCCGCAGGGCCACAGAATGTTGACCGCGAGTTTAGATATTTGCTCGTGTACGCTCTGCTACATTCAAACCAATCTGGAACTTAATTTAGggtgaggaaaaaaaattgtattgcCGTCACCGATGCTCACAACCTTTCAAGGGAGCACCTTTTGAGTTGCACGGCGTGATTCCGAGGTGAGCAATCTGCAATCTGTGAGTGCGGCCTCCCAAAGATTGCCGCACTCTCTTGCAAGGCACTCTGAAGCTACCAGTCCAAGCTCGCGGCGCTAGTTCAAGTACGAGTGAACTCGCATGTACCGGAAAGAGCAGCAGTGCTATCTGGGCCGTAGTTCTTGAGAAGCCTGCCGTTCTCTTGGCACGAGTCTGTGTATATGTGTGTACCTATGCTCAAAAATAGGCAGCTTGACGTGGCGTTTCTCGGGAACCGGGCCATCCTATCTTTCGATAAACAAGAACCCGTTCACTTTCTCCGGATAAGGGGCACTCGTTATCGTGGTCTCTTTGGCTCGCTGGCACGTACGGGCACGTACGGGGTTGTTTCTTCCCGGAATGCACTTGCTCGTGCAGCCCGGTTCGCTGTGAAAGTTTGCAACGTTATCTTAAATAAGCTGAGCGACGTCTCGGTATCCGTGCATGCACAACAACCCACGGAAACGAGGCAAACGCACCGTATGTGGCTTCGTCTTTACCCGTCCACATGTATTCCTACTCCCCAATCCTAAATTTAAGGCCAACGATCGAGCCAACCTTTCATAATAAAGCGTTATCATAATCATCATTACAAGCGGGAAGTTATGTTTGTTGTTGCTATGGTTATCGCGCGAGATTAATAGGGAGATAACAGAGCGCTACCGCCGGGTACCAAACTCAAGAACTCGGCGTGTCGTGTGTGGTGTTCTATactgcagcagtggtggcggATATCTTCCCTTCTTTATACTGTGGCGATTTATTATGGGTACTAATTTGTAGCATCCTCCTCTATTCCAAGTCGAAAAACAGTACAGAAAATTTTCTCTCATCACAACAGATTTTCTGTAATGTTTCTGCCCATTACAGACGTTCGGGTCACCCTGACAAACAGTAAATTCCACGTGGAACGTGGTCCAGATTGAGAGCGGCTACTTGTATAAATTGAGCTATACTTCGAGACCACGGTTGCCAGAGGCGATGTTGTGTCTACGCAGACTTGTGTGGAGAAAATGCCAGTTAGCGGGGAGTTCTGGATAAAGCCGATGAATTGCGCAGCGGTGATAGCAAATCTGAAAGCACCATGTTCTGAGTAACCTCACAAGTCCTCATTCGATTCCGTCTTTCTCTTTATGAatgtttttatggcgcaaggacagcttACGCCAAAGAGCGcctggcacaaggcatttttcgtCTACCCAAGATGTATCACAATGTATCAGAAGtgagtgcccggcggcactggggatcgaaccccgcacctcctgcctGAGAGGCCGATGCTCGAACTGCTGAACCACCGCTGCGGTGTTATTCCCTCTTTCTGGAGACATCACTTGTTCTAGGGGCGGTCCAATAAGCTGTACCTTACGTTCATCAACTTTACCCATAAAAAAACAGAATTGAACCCTTTAACGTGCAAATGAGAGTTCGTAATGTGGTGTTTTCCAAGAGCGCACAGCTTTCGGATGCGATCTCCTACGCCGGTGAACTTATAGTCGACGTCTTTTGTCGCAGAAAGATTAGGGTGGATTTTCTGTCTCACCGACCTTACAACATGGACAGGACACCAATAACTCACTGAAACGGTGGTTTCAGTCATTTACGAAAGCATACACAAGAAAGCAGACGCAGAAGCAGAAAACAACTCATAAAGACAAATGCAATAGCTGTACAAGTCTGATTACTGGCACAATAAAAAAAGTCCATGAAGTTTACTTACAAGGAGGTTTATTATATTAATGCCTTTTCCGTGAAGGTTATTTAGTATCCTTGGGGTCATGTAACAGCAACATCGTGTCACCGCAATTAGTTTGACGTAAATATAACGTTTAAATTGTCAGGATGCCGCGTAAGATTGGCGCATGTTTTGATGCTAACGTCAGCTGAAGTTatggaaattttgttttatttaattTCTCACTGCTTTGCGAAGCGCCATTTGTAAACCTTGCAGACACTATGCAGACTCTGATTTCAATGTAATACATGTTTTAATTATTTCCTTTAAAGGGAAAGCTCCAGACCATGATGCACAAATTACTATGCACCCCTAATGCTTGCACATGTTTTGGAGGACGACCAATGAGAGCAGACAACAGATTAATAACAAGGAGGACAAATAGGCAACCTTAACATCACTCAAGGACATACGTATATCTGCTCTTTATCGTTCTGGGCTAAACGGGACGACTGCCTGCGTTGGCAGCCATTTGGAGGGCTACCAAGAATCTTTGGTATCAAACACAAAACAGAACGAACAATGCGACTACCTTGGCAGTGCTCAAGGACAAAAACATATTTGCTCTTTACAGCTCCAAACTAAACAGGATGGCTGTCTGGTTATCTCGGTTGCGTGATACGGCCCCCATTGACTTAGTGAACCCTCGCGAGCCACGAGCTGGCCTGGTTATCCTGAAACCTCTGATCACCTGCCTCTTCTGAATACCTGTTTTGCTTATCTATAATGATGATGCTCGAGTGTGTTCAACACGTTTACCGCTGCACATGAAGGTCAGGTTCTTGTCGTCTGGCAGTGTTACAAGATTTGCGCAACTTCAGACTTATGATTCTCTTTTTTTAACCTCGCTTTACCGATGCCATTTATGGGTGCGATTCAATGTCAAGCGCTTACTACAAAAAATCGGCGGCAACCGTGACTTACTTGCGAAACGTAGTTGcaggtattttttgtattttttaaggTGGTTTAGCAAAAATGCCTTCGTGCAGATCTGTCTGCCTGCCCGAATATCGCGCTACGGTTCACATCTTGCGAAGATTTAATACCGCGCGAGTGCAAGTCGACTACACAACAACGCGCACACCTGAGCCTCCTGGTCATTTCGACCGTGGTATCCCGAAAGCCGTTGAGTCATTTGCCGTTCGCACGCGCTCAAAATAGGCTTCAGTCCACAGCTAACTGGAAAACAAAAGGGGAAACGCTGAACAACCGGTTATAATGAAATACGAGTACACAATACTGACCTTATCGAAAGAACGTGCCTTCATGGGCTTTACTGAGAACACAGTGCTATCTATACTAACAGTTTCACTAAAGGTATGCGGCCGTTGTATTGTCAGGGACGAAAACTGAAACATGTGATCATCACAAACATGCACGACATCGTAATGCAACACGTTGCAGGGTTGCACGGTCATAGTGCATCGCGAGACTGCACGGAAGAGAACGTAGTattgtgcaacgtcaccactgatCGATCTTTCCTATAAACAAGTGGTTGGTGCGTTACTTGTTGGATCTTTCCTTTTTGCTGCTCTCAACACAGTTTGTTTTGCATCTTTCTTTTTTGCGCCAAAATGCCGGCAATGGAATGGAGAGATAGCAAGCCCTCTATCAGGGAGGCTCGCGTGAAGAACCGCAGTGTTTAGAGCCCCGCTTTGAGTGGTTTTTCGAAGGCCATACGAACGATGCACTTCAACCGAGCCGTGGTCTGGAAGGCTTGTTTAACGAAGTTGCAGTTGGTTTCGCCGAAATGCCATGATTGACGCCTGACAACTAGGAAGAGCAATGGATGTCATGATCTAGAGTGCTGCGGAGTCAAACTGCCTTCTGTGTATCGTTCGATCGTCCTTCGATAATCAGAATTGCACACGCCCCTTAGAGGGCGCTGCAGATGATGAGCATTGCGAACTCTTTGTTGCTATTCTGCTGATTGACCCTTTGCGTAGCCTCCAAGGGAATCTTTGTAGAGCACTCCCGCAGATTTCAGTCAGATAATACAATGTTTGCTCGCCCATTTAGAAGTTTCGAAACTATGCCTCTCATTGTCTCGCCACAAAAGGCTGGCCGTGAACGGCGCTAACCACTTCATTCCAATAGACGGCGCCGAGACACTGCGTATGTGCACAGACTGGTCTCGTGAAAGGGATATAgaagcaaataaaaaacaaaaagccgcAAACCTTTTGAAGAACCTGGAATCGACCCGTCGGCCAATAGATTCAAAGACCACCTCTCATGTTAGTTAATGCCAGGGGCGGTGCGCGTTATCAGCAGCTACGAAGTTTGCACCCTTACGACGCAAATGGGCGTGTCCCAGGACGAGCACCCTTTGGATGTATTTTCCAGCACCTTTCCGGGTGGGCACTGATCCAGCACCTATCTCGAAGGGTCTGCTTGAAAGTATGGTTGGTACAGAACCTGGAGTCATGTGGAAGTCCCAAGCTCGCGCCTACGGACGACTTCGTAAGTAACTTGAGTTAGGTACTAGCTGGCACAATATAATTGCGtacagttcagaaaaaaaaattatggcacCTAAAGCCGAAGCATGCACGGTTGAATCGCCTCTCGATGATTTCCTGAGGGCTGCGATGCGTCTGGGAAATGGATGATTATTAATAAGCACTATTAGGCTTTTTCCCACCAATTATAGACTGCATAGAAAATAGGTGTTAAATGCAGCACCCCATTTCAAACCGTAACAAAGAGCGTTCTGAGCAGAATTCGGGTTCTCGAAGGTTGCGGAAACGGCCGTAAATTGTGGGAGCACCCTCTCACCAAATTTCAGGAGCCTAAAAGGGTGTACTTTCATTACTGTGTGCTTGATGGAGGGTGCAAGAAAGGTGCGGACATCGCAGTGAGAATCCCGGGCATTATTGAATCAGTACAACAGCTGCTAGTCCCAGCAGTTAGTGGCAGCTGCTTCACGCTTGTTTCTGCACTTACGGCTAGAAAAAGTGCTCTGTAATTTTGAACGAATAGCCGTTTGTGACGCCATTGTCGTAGAGCTAGGCTTGCCAGCTTAGAGCATGGCTTAGCGACAGCTTTTATAGCTGACGACGATAtacaatgcacagcgcgggagtgcattgtagtttaacacgaggcgtgatcgtctGCGGTGATAGCattgtgctctcgtgcagtggccagtgaagctggtTTGTCTGTTTGATTTGTTTGTTTGATTTGtctgtttgtttgtctgtttgaTTTGTCTGTTTGATTTGCGCGTTCAAATCACGCGTTCAAATCCCAGTCGCGGTAATATTTGTCGtttttattcaaggtcaaggtcaaggcttACGCGATGGCTCGGCTCTTGCAGCTtcggtcgtgaagtagagcttacGCTCTAAGCATCATTGTCACTGTTCTCCTGTGCGTCGCGCCGCGGTCGTTCGTTTTCTTTTCGATTTTCGGTCCCGTGTCCGAACTGCACATAGATTGAATGCTGCATTGCATTACGCCGAACGGAAGATATCTCTGTCCGACGCAACTGCTGTGCGCCTTAATTGACTTCAGTCAGCCTGACACGATTACCACACGGGAGGAATTCTTTTGTCAGCGGCCAGAAGTGTGATCTAATCGTATTCATGTCGGTTCGAATGAGAGCAAAAAGAGTGCATTGGGGAGGGAATTGACGGAATACctacttttatttttcttcttcttttataTTCCTCCTCTGCCTCGTACAAATCGTCGCAACTGGGTCGACATTCAATGGACTGTTATCTCAATGCGAAAGGCTAACTTACTGAGAGTATTTCGCAGAATCACACTTGGCTTCACTCTTTACGTTCCTGGGATtattgcattttcatgttcaacactcttggacaaaaattttcattggaaaattgtaaaataatgttatggaaatattgaaggtaatggtccattcttttgatATATGGCAACATCTTTCTTTTAATGTGCTTCCATCGATCGCAACGAAcagttaggactgccatagaaaaccaatggggaatgcttttgacataagcaaaaacgttaatagaaaaaaaaatagtgagaCCTGCCACCgggtgatctgtggatatattttgtagtgaaagcttgcaatatatgaaaaaaattggcttCATAAACTGGtttccgttcaaaaat includes these proteins:
- the LOC144100883 gene encoding uncharacterized protein LOC144100883, which codes for MVKFRLPSALARNAWRTFNAGLFLIVIGMVPLLLSVTSRTPMDNVFLAGLALASVGGTLFLVSSCVAICDHVQSVSQVPGVSVEPVWTIDAPPSYEEAVAMQRPQSFPIHSSSPVVTSTDSVVVTLSDMPDPTMTSAKAKCVTLTGPEAKSSAC